One window from the genome of Nitrospirota bacterium encodes:
- a CDS encoding site-specific DNA-methyltransferase — translation MKMMDRGCVDIVVTSPPYNLGVKYNSYDDKIPRKNYLNWIYNWGFALKRILSDKGSLFLNLGGKPSDPWVPYEVLFTLRELFCLQNTIHWIKSISVGKNGAVESLGHYKPINSKRFLNDCHEFIFHLTKNGDVELDRKAIGVPYSDKSNVVRWQTAGDDIRCRGNTWFIPYKTIQNGDAERPHPATFPIELVEFCYKLHGINKIRLAMDPFLGIGNAAIAAYRLNVLFVGFEIDENYLLEAQRKLRREKCQKS, via the coding sequence ATGAAAATGATGGATAGAGGCTGCGTAGATATTGTCGTCACATCGCCCCCTTATAATCTTGGAGTAAAGTATAATTCTTATGATGACAAAATACCTCGGAAAAATTACCTTAACTGGATTTACAATTGGGGCTTCGCTTTGAAACGTATTTTATCGGATAAGGGCTCTCTATTTTTAAACCTTGGCGGAAAACCGTCTGATCCATGGGTTCCTTATGAGGTTTTATTTACCCTAAGAGAGCTTTTTTGTTTACAAAACACCATTCATTGGATCAAATCTATTTCGGTAGGAAAAAACGGTGCAGTAGAATCCCTTGGTCATTATAAACCGATTAATAGTAAACGTTTTCTAAATGACTGTCATGAGTTTATATTTCATTTAACGAAGAATGGCGATGTGGAATTGGACAGAAAGGCCATTGGCGTACCATATTCCGATAAATCGAATGTTGTACGTTGGCAGACGGCTGGAGACGATATCCGTTGCCGTGGAAATACTTGGTTTATTCCATATAAGACAATACAAAACGGAGATGCCGAGCGTCCGCATCCAGCGACTTTTCCTATTGAATTGGTTGAATTTTGCTATAAACTTCACGGAATAAATAAAATCAGGCTTGCTATGGACCCATTCTTAGGTATCGGCAACGCCGCTATCGCTGCGTATAGATTAAATGTATTATTTGTTGGATTTGAAATCGATGAAAATTATTTATTAGAAGCGCAAAGGAAATTAAGGAGGGAAAAATG